The genomic segment TGCCCATAATAATTAAAATTAATGAAATGATTTTTTCAGTGACTGTTATTGGAGTAATATCTCCATATCCAACTGTTGTTATTGTCACTACAACAAAGTATAAACTATCAAATAAATTAAAATTAGGTCCAAATAAGTATAATAGTACTGTAAATATTAGTACGGTAATCATTATTCCACTTAAAATTCTGTCTAAATGACTTCTTTTTAAGAATTTGTTAATGTCTTTTAAAAATTTTTTAAACAATACTACAACACGAAGTAATTTTAATAATCTAATTAATCTTATGAAACGAATAGTGCTAAATATAGAAGGTAATATTAAATCAAAGGGTATTGAAGCAATTAGATCTAACCAATTATTTTTTATGAATATTTTCTTTGATTTGGATATGTAAAATTTTATAGAAAATTCAGTGAGTAATATAGTACATACAATTAAATCAAATACATGAATATTATATGCAATATTTGGTGATACATTAAAAATTATTTCATACAATATTAGAATAATGTCTATAATTATTATAATATTTAAACTAATGTAAATGGAGTAAAGAATTTTAGGATTCATAGTATCTTTCAATTTTTAACACATTATTTGTGAGGGTATTATTATAGCAGAGCCTTACATATAATAAATTGATATTCCTTTATTAAGTATGTATGTTC from the Methanobrevibacter oralis genome contains:
- a CDS encoding potassium channel family protein — its product is MNPKILYSIYISLNIIIIIDIILILYEIIFNVSPNIAYNIHVFDLIVCTILLTEFSIKFYISKSKKIFIKNNWLDLIASIPFDLILPSIFSTIRFIRLIRLLKLLRVVVLFKKFLKDINKFLKRSHLDRILSGIMITVLIFTVLLYLFGPNFNLFDSLYFVVVTITTVGYGDITPITVTEKIISLILIIMGIFIFSTITGAISSYLTDNFLAKENNELESELNNIKSELEKSNNELRELKNEVAKFSELIKR